In a genomic window of Methanoregula sp. UBA64:
- the fdhD gene encoding formate dehydrogenase accessory sulfurtransferase FdhD — translation MTVPMYKNMPCIRIDGESMTAGKHEVIDEVPEALFVNGRHAMTAMMSPVELEDFVTGYLYTEQIIKGVDEIESIRIEKNRISVITKNLFKVLGPKKTILSGCGGATSYIDTEKLPKIASGAAFPPDLIRAMIKTVLESELHQMTGGIHIVGLASEDGLIAKSEDIGRHNALDRVIGYGLRHKIDFSKTFVLCSGRISSEMVRKCLIANIPLVVSRGATTTLAVTLAQANGACIVGFVRSAKMMVYTHPERVQGAPSLQK, via the coding sequence ATGACCGTGCCGATGTACAAGAATATGCCGTGTATCAGGATCGACGGCGAGTCCATGACTGCGGGAAAACACGAGGTTATCGACGAGGTGCCCGAGGCGCTTTTCGTGAACGGCAGGCACGCGATGACCGCGATGATGAGCCCGGTGGAACTCGAGGACTTCGTGACCGGCTACCTCTATACCGAGCAGATCATCAAGGGCGTGGACGAGATCGAGTCCATCCGGATCGAGAAGAACCGGATCAGCGTGATCACGAAGAACCTTTTCAAGGTTCTCGGCCCCAAAAAGACGATCCTCTCCGGGTGCGGGGGGGCGACATCGTATATCGATACCGAGAAGCTCCCGAAGATCGCCTCCGGTGCGGCCTTTCCTCCCGACCTGATCCGGGCCATGATCAAGACCGTGCTCGAATCCGAACTGCACCAGATGACCGGGGGCATCCATATCGTGGGCCTTGCCTCAGAGGACGGGCTCATTGCAAAATCAGAGGATATCGGCCGGCACAATGCGCTCGACCGGGTGATCGGTTACGGGCTCCGGCACAAGATCGATTTCTCAAAGACGTTCGTGCTCTGCTCCGGGCGGATCTCGTCGGAGATGGTAAGGAAATGCCTGATCGCAAACATCCCGCTCGTGGTCTCCCGCGGGGCAACGACAACGCTCGCGGTCACCCTGGCACAGGCAAACGGGGCCTGCATTGTCGGGTTTGTCCGCAGCGCAAAGATGATGGTGTACACGCATCCCGAACGGGTGCAGGGCGCGCCGTCACTCCAAAAGTGA
- a CDS encoding molybdenum cofactor biosynthesis protein MoaE, whose translation MIAIQTADVDIGNLIEGAKRHGTGAIVVFDGIVRDDDIMEMELEAYEEVAVPELEKIAAHATKTWHLLSVDIVHRIGRLSVGENILVIVVSAGHREDAYEGSRYIIETIKAGVPIWKKELTKDGGRWVPGEHRHGCGK comes from the coding sequence ATGATCGCTATCCAGACTGCCGATGTGGATATCGGGAACCTGATTGAAGGCGCAAAGCGGCACGGTACCGGTGCGATCGTGGTCTTTGACGGGATCGTCCGCGACGACGATATCATGGAGATGGAACTGGAAGCCTATGAGGAAGTTGCCGTCCCCGAACTGGAGAAGATCGCGGCCCATGCCACAAAGACCTGGCATCTCCTCTCGGTCGATATCGTCCACCGGATCGGGAGGCTTTCGGTCGGCGAAAACATCCTTGTCATCGTGGTGAGTGCAGGGCACCGTGAGGATGCCTACGAGGGGTCGCGGTACATCATCGAGACCATAAAGGCAGGGGTGCCGATCTGGAAAAAGGAACTCACGAAAGACGGCGGACGCTGGGTGCCCGGGGAACACCGGCACGGCTGCGGGAAATAA
- the nadA gene encoding quinolinate synthase NadA, whose translation MTHNYDTNSKKDRGTNMQDITRMQDEIRQQKEQKNAIILAHNYQRPEVQDIADVIGDSLELARAAAKMDGEVIVFCGVDFMAETAAILSPEKTVLLPAPDACCPMAEMVSAEELRFARKKHPEAAVVCYVNTTAEVKAESDICCTSANAIDVVNSVAEDTVIFVPDKNLGQYAARFTKKTVLPWEGFCLVHERYTPADVAAAKQAHPGAEVLVHPECRPEVIDLADHVASTSGILKQVKSSPNEEFIIGTENGMLHRLGKECPGKRCYPLSEKAICVNMKKTDLAKVRDALTSMKPRVTVPEEVAARARTAIERMLAL comes from the coding sequence ATGACACATAATTACGATACAAATTCTAAAAAGGATCGTGGCACGAACATGCAGGACATCACCCGGATGCAGGACGAGATCCGGCAGCAGAAAGAGCAGAAGAACGCGATCATCCTTGCGCACAACTACCAGCGCCCCGAGGTGCAGGACATTGCGGACGTGATCGGCGATTCGCTCGAGCTCGCCCGGGCTGCGGCAAAGATGGACGGCGAGGTTATCGTATTCTGCGGGGTCGATTTCATGGCCGAGACCGCGGCGATCCTCTCCCCGGAAAAGACCGTGCTCCTTCCTGCACCGGATGCCTGCTGTCCCATGGCGGAGATGGTGAGCGCAGAAGAGCTCCGGTTCGCCCGCAAAAAGCACCCGGAGGCGGCAGTTGTCTGTTACGTGAACACGACCGCGGAGGTCAAGGCGGAGAGCGATATCTGCTGCACCTCGGCAAACGCCATCGACGTGGTCAATTCGGTTGCCGAAGATACCGTGATCTTTGTGCCGGACAAGAACCTCGGGCAGTATGCAGCCCGGTTCACGAAAAAGACCGTCCTTCCCTGGGAGGGCTTCTGCCTTGTCCACGAGCGGTACACGCCTGCCGATGTGGCGGCGGCAAAGCAGGCGCACCCGGGGGCAGAAGTCCTCGTCCACCCGGAGTGCCGGCCGGAAGTGATCGACCTTGCCGATCACGTGGCAAGCACCTCGGGGATCCTAAAGCAGGTCAAATCGTCGCCAAACGAGGAGTTCATTATCGGGACCGAGAACGGCATGCTCCACCGGCTCGGAAAGGAGTGCCCGGGCAAACGCTGTTACCCGCTGTCGGAAAAGGCGATCTGCGTGAATATGAAAAAGACCGATCTCGCCAAAGTCCGCGATGCCCTTACGTCCATGAAGCCCCGGGTCACGGTGCCGGAAGAGGTTGCTGCCCGGGCGCGGACGGCAATCGAACGGATGCTCGCGCTGTGA
- the nifS gene encoding cysteine desulfurase NifS — protein MGDKRIIYMDHSATTPAKGEVVDAMIPYFTRHFGNPSSIYGIARESKTAIDTARSQVAKALGADPDEIYFTAGGSESDNWAIKGVAFANRKRGNHIITTKIEHHAVLHTCQFLEKEGFAVTYLPVDKYGRVDPAELEKAITDKTILVSIMYANNEIGTIEPIRELAAVAKKHNVYFHTDAVQAIGNVPIDVKAEGIDLLSLSAHKFYGPKGVGALYIKKGVRIENLIHGGGQERKKRAGTENIAGIVGCGKAIELATADIPGHNARILALRDRLMKGILETIPYSRLNGHPAERLTGNINISFEFIEGESMLLWLDDEGICASTGSACTSGSLEPSHVLLATGLPVEISHGSLRLTLGDANTDADVDVVLEVLPKVVSRLRDMSPLYQQSAKQGGK, from the coding sequence ATGGGAGACAAGCGCATCATCTACATGGATCATTCGGCAACAACCCCGGCAAAAGGAGAGGTTGTCGATGCAATGATCCCGTATTTCACCCGGCACTTTGGCAACCCCTCGTCCATCTACGGGATTGCACGCGAATCGAAGACCGCCATCGATACCGCCCGGTCACAGGTGGCAAAAGCACTCGGTGCCGATCCCGACGAGATCTATTTTACCGCGGGAGGAAGCGAGTCGGACAACTGGGCGATCAAGGGCGTGGCATTTGCCAACCGAAAGCGGGGCAACCATATCATTACGACAAAGATCGAGCACCATGCGGTCCTCCACACCTGCCAGTTCCTGGAAAAAGAGGGATTTGCGGTTACCTATCTCCCCGTGGACAAGTACGGCCGCGTTGACCCGGCCGAACTCGAAAAGGCGATCACCGACAAGACGATCCTCGTCTCGATCATGTACGCCAACAACGAGATCGGCACCATCGAGCCGATCCGGGAACTCGCCGCGGTGGCAAAGAAGCACAATGTGTACTTCCACACCGATGCGGTCCAGGCGATCGGGAACGTCCCGATCGATGTGAAGGCAGAGGGGATCGACCTGCTCTCCCTCTCCGCCCACAAGTTCTACGGTCCGAAGGGCGTCGGGGCGCTCTATATCAAAAAAGGCGTCCGGATCGAGAACCTGATCCATGGCGGGGGCCAGGAGCGCAAAAAGCGGGCCGGGACCGAGAACATTGCCGGGATCGTTGGCTGCGGGAAGGCAATCGAACTTGCCACCGCCGATATCCCCGGCCATAACGCAAGGATCCTGGCACTGCGGGACCGGCTCATGAAGGGGATCCTCGAAACGATCCCGTATTCCCGGTTGAACGGCCACCCGGCCGAACGCCTGACGGGGAACATCAACATCAGCTTCGAGTTCATCGAAGGCGAGTCCATGCTCCTGTGGCTGGACGACGAGGGTATCTGCGCATCGACCGGCAGCGCCTGCACCTCCGGGTCGCTCGAACCCTCCCATGTCCTGCTCGCAACCGGTCTTCCCGTCGAGATCTCGCACGGCTCGCTCCGGCTGACGCTCGGCGATGCTAATACGGACGCCGATGTCGATGTCGTGCTCGAAGTGTTACCGAAAGTTGTATCGCGCCTGCGGGACATGTCTCCCCTGTACCAGCAGTCTGCAAAACAGGGAGGAAAATAA
- a CDS encoding TIGR00269 family protein has protein sequence MPRCDLCGEPAAIFQPVTRRHLCGTHLVRDVEERVRAAVAETGQIRPGDRIAVGLSGGKDSTALLVILSRLLPLLPGASLVAITVDEGIAGYRADTIQAAASLTARLGVEHRLVSFEDLIGSDLDTLLAGREEQACTICGILRKKALADAARTAGATAIATGHNLDDEAQSVLMNAFRGDLPRLLRTTGTGTSADFLPRIKPLATISEKEIAAYLFVQGFFTVLPECPYTKYALRAGVRTLLSDYEYRHPGTMENLVAAKKTIERCCAGAPVMEPLHRCRECGDPCSGDLCQVCRLRHSLLE, from the coding sequence ATGCCCCGCTGCGATCTCTGCGGGGAACCGGCGGCGATCTTCCAGCCGGTAACGCGCCGCCACCTCTGCGGCACGCACCTTGTCCGGGACGTGGAGGAACGGGTCCGGGCAGCGGTAGCAGAGACCGGGCAGATCCGGCCCGGCGACCGGATCGCGGTGGGCTTAAGCGGCGGGAAGGACAGCACCGCGCTTCTTGTGATCCTCTCGCGGCTCCTTCCCTTATTGCCGGGCGCAAGCCTTGTTGCAATCACAGTTGACGAGGGGATTGCCGGGTACCGTGCCGATACCATACAGGCCGCAGCGTCCCTGACCGCCCGGCTCGGCGTGGAGCACCGGCTGGTCTCTTTCGAGGATCTCATCGGGAGCGACCTCGACACGCTGCTTGCCGGCCGGGAGGAGCAGGCCTGCACCATCTGCGGGATCCTCCGGAAAAAAGCGCTTGCCGATGCTGCACGGACGGCCGGCGCAACCGCGATCGCCACCGGGCATAACCTCGACGACGAAGCCCAGTCGGTCCTGATGAACGCGTTCCGGGGCGACCTGCCCCGGCTCCTCCGCACCACGGGCACCGGCACGTCCGCGGATTTCCTCCCGAGAATCAAGCCCCTTGCCACGATCTCCGAGAAAGAGATTGCCGCATACCTCTTCGTGCAGGGGTTCTTTACCGTGCTCCCCGAATGCCCGTACACGAAATATGCCCTGCGGGCCGGGGTCCGTACCCTCCTCTCGGACTACGAGTACCGTCATCCGGGGACGATGGAGAACCTTGTGGCCGCAAAAAAGACCATAGAACGCTGCTGTGCCGGGGCCCCGGTCATGGAACCGCTGCACCGCTGCCGGGAGTGCGGCGATCCCTGTTCCGGCGACCTCTGCCAGGTCTGCCGGCTCCGGCACTCACTTTTGGAGTGA
- the thiI gene encoding tRNA uracil 4-sulfurtransferase ThiI, producing MTTQWLVRYAEIFLKSDPVRRRWEQTLMNNIRQAMPSLKIKSERGRIWLTGEVDPEKLRHVFGIVSFSKVEHVPRDCPLESAVIEYGRSHGLPLAKTFALKIKRVGKHDFSSNDKAIELGDVVRAAFPHLKVNLATPDVEIHVEIRQDECYLYDIVTKGAGGLPLGVEGTLVALVSGGIDSPVAAYMMMKRGCKIVPVFVALDTFLDETVLARAERVVEVLRQYQPDIQLRVIHDSYLAAAKKELVRSHHEKYTCIFCKRRMYRIAEKVAEETGAKGIVSGESLGQVASQTLDNLVVLSDAATIPVYRPLIGFDKADVIALAREIGTFEESTSRATGCKAVPKGPSTKAQLAVILEIEREMEATGMPVPG from the coding sequence TCTTGAAATCAGACCCGGTGCGCCGGCGCTGGGAGCAGACGCTGATGAACAACATCCGGCAGGCGATGCCCTCGTTAAAGATCAAAAGCGAACGCGGCCGGATCTGGCTGACCGGGGAGGTCGATCCGGAGAAGCTCCGGCACGTTTTCGGGATCGTCTCGTTCTCGAAGGTCGAGCACGTGCCCCGCGATTGCCCGCTTGAATCCGCCGTGATCGAATACGGCAGATCCCACGGCCTTCCTCTGGCAAAGACCTTTGCCCTGAAGATAAAGCGGGTGGGAAAACACGACTTCTCCTCGAACGACAAGGCTATCGAGCTTGGCGACGTGGTGAGGGCGGCATTCCCGCACCTGAAAGTGAACCTTGCCACGCCCGACGTGGAGATCCATGTCGAGATCCGGCAGGACGAGTGCTACTTGTACGATATCGTGACAAAAGGCGCCGGCGGCCTGCCGCTCGGGGTCGAGGGAACCCTTGTCGCGCTTGTCTCGGGCGGGATCGATTCGCCCGTAGCGGCCTATATGATGATGAAGCGGGGCTGTAAGATCGTCCCGGTCTTTGTTGCGCTCGACACCTTCCTTGACGAGACCGTGCTTGCCCGGGCAGAACGGGTGGTGGAGGTGCTGCGCCAGTACCAGCCGGATATACAGCTCCGGGTGATCCACGATTCCTACCTTGCTGCGGCAAAGAAGGAACTCGTCAGGAGCCACCACGAGAAGTACACCTGTATCTTCTGCAAGCGCCGGATGTACCGGATTGCGGAGAAGGTTGCCGAGGAGACCGGGGCAAAGGGGATCGTGAGCGGCGAGTCGCTCGGGCAGGTGGCAAGCCAGACGCTCGACAACCTCGTGGTCCTCTCCGATGCGGCAACGATTCCCGTGTACCGCCCGCTGATCGGGTTTGACAAGGCCGATGTAATCGCCCTTGCACGGGAGATCGGGACCTTTGAGGAGTCCACGAGCAGGGCGACGGGGTGTAAGGCGGTGCCAAAAGGGCCGTCGACAAAGGCGCAGCTTGCGGTGATTTTGGAGATAGAGCGGGAGATGGAGGCAACGGGGATGCCGGTGCCGGGGTGA
- the larE gene encoding ATP-dependent sacrificial sulfur transferase LarE yields the protein MDAPALRKRTLEKIAARGSMLVAFSGGVDSSLLAVLAKEALGDRSHCVLLDSPVVPREAIKEAEAIARDYGLTLEILPVAVMEDGRFTKNPAERCYWCKKNSAAALRKRAGELGLACIADGINVSDTGEHRPGLVASTEEGIVHPFLEAGVTKEGIREIAKAAGYSFWDKPSAACLSSRIPYGEEITTKKLGMIEKAEEYLHKKGLRQVRVRAHSTIARIEVPKEEMHQVLDMHDEIAGTLRGFGFSYVTLDLGGYRSGSMDEVLDPSARNIPKKPETRSPT from the coding sequence ATGGACGCTCCCGCTCTTCGCAAACGCACGCTTGAAAAAATTGCAGCCCGCGGATCGATGCTCGTCGCATTCTCCGGCGGCGTTGACAGCAGCCTGCTCGCCGTGCTTGCAAAGGAGGCGCTCGGCGACCGGTCGCACTGTGTCCTTCTCGACAGCCCGGTCGTGCCCCGCGAGGCCATAAAAGAGGCAGAAGCGATTGCCCGGGACTATGGCCTTACCCTCGAGATCCTGCCGGTGGCGGTGATGGAGGACGGGCGCTTTACCAAAAACCCCGCCGAACGCTGCTACTGGTGTAAAAAGAACTCGGCGGCAGCCCTCAGAAAACGGGCAGGGGAACTGGGGCTTGCCTGCATTGCCGACGGGATCAATGTTTCGGATACCGGGGAACACCGGCCCGGACTCGTTGCAAGCACCGAAGAGGGAATCGTCCACCCGTTTTTGGAGGCCGGGGTCACCAAGGAAGGTATCCGAGAGATAGCTAAAGCCGCCGGGTACTCCTTCTGGGACAAGCCCTCGGCGGCGTGCCTCTCCTCCCGTATCCCCTATGGGGAGGAGATCACCACAAAAAAACTGGGCATGATCGAGAAGGCCGAGGAGTACCTGCACAAAAAAGGGCTCCGTCAGGTCAGGGTGCGGGCACATTCCACGATTGCACGCATCGAAGTGCCTAAAGAGGAGATGCACCAAGTACTGGATATGCATGACGAGATCGCCGGCACCCTTCGCGGGTTCGGGTTCTCGTACGTAACACTCGATCTCGGGGGATACCGGAGCGGGAGCATGGACGAGGTGCTCGATCCCTCCGCCAGAAATATTCCAAAAAAACCGGAAACGAGGAGCCCGACATGA
- a CDS encoding transcriptional regulator, whose product MEAPCQKIVWDVLPAIRAAIAVELVRCGVSQVEAARMLEIAPSAVSQYLSGKRGYRIEFENEVKRSIEQLARDLQDGKTVNLVQRTCDICHQLREGEEYQCGGSSSANNRCGS is encoded by the coding sequence ATGGAAGCCCCCTGCCAGAAGATCGTATGGGATGTCCTGCCGGCGATCCGTGCAGCCATCGCGGTAGAGCTGGTCAGGTGCGGGGTCTCGCAGGTGGAGGCGGCACGGATGCTGGAGATCGCTCCGTCCGCGGTCTCCCAGTACCTCTCCGGAAAACGCGGGTACCGCATAGAATTCGAGAACGAGGTAAAGAGATCCATAGAACAGCTTGCCCGGGATTTACAGGACGGCAAAACCGTGAACCTCGTTCAGCGCACCTGCGACATCTGCCACCAGCTCAGGGAAGGCGAGGAATACCAGTGCGGCGGGAGCAGTTCCGCAAACAACCGCTGCGGCAGCTGA
- the nifU gene encoding Fe-S cluster assembly scaffold protein NifU, translated as MYSETVMDHFKNPRNVGEIENPDGVGEVGNPVCGDIMKIFLKIENNIVTGAKFKTFGCGAAIASSSMATELVRGKTLEDAWQLSNKAVAEALDGLPPIKMHCSVLAEEGIHKAINDYRVKHGLEPWQETNPHSHEHEEEGGCSL; from the coding sequence ATGTACAGCGAAACCGTAATGGACCATTTCAAGAACCCCCGTAACGTCGGCGAGATCGAGAACCCGGACGGTGTCGGGGAAGTAGGGAACCCGGTCTGCGGCGATATCATGAAGATCTTTTTGAAGATCGAGAACAACATCGTCACCGGCGCGAAGTTCAAGACCTTTGGTTGCGGGGCGGCCATAGCATCGAGCAGCATGGCGACCGAGCTTGTCAGGGGAAAGACGCTCGAAGATGCCTGGCAGCTCTCGAACAAGGCGGTTGCCGAGGCCCTTGACGGCCTGCCGCCCATAAAGATGCACTGCTCGGTGCTTGCCGAGGAAGGGATCCACAAGGCCATCAACGATTACCGGGTAAAACACGGCCTTGAACCCTGGCAGGAAACCAACCCTCACTCCCACGAGCATGAGGAAGAAGGCGGATGTTCGCTCTAA
- a CDS encoding MoaD/ThiS family protein, translating into MKVILPDQEVRVLEQAPVTVRDLLNELGIHPLEVIVAKNGVLVPEQALLGRDDEVRIIRIAHGG; encoded by the coding sequence ATGAAAGTCATTCTGCCGGATCAGGAAGTGCGTGTACTTGAGCAGGCCCCTGTCACGGTCCGCGATCTCCTGAACGAGCTCGGGATACACCCGCTGGAGGTTATCGTGGCTAAAAACGGCGTGCTCGTTCCCGAACAGGCCCTCCTCGGCAGGGACGACGAGGTCCGGATCATCCGGATCGCGCACGGGGGATGA
- a CDS encoding MoaD/ThiS family protein translates to MTAKIRFFARFRELLGTDILVEVRGKTSLLDQVKEIATKNTEGYDAIFDEKGAFREFVILMQNGRRIETAEAGTVMVADGDEIAVFPPVAGG, encoded by the coding sequence ATGACGGCGAAGATCCGGTTTTTTGCCCGGTTCCGCGAGCTGCTCGGGACCGATATCCTTGTCGAGGTACGCGGAAAAACGAGCCTCCTCGACCAGGTAAAAGAGATAGCAACGAAAAATACCGAGGGCTACGATGCGATCTTCGATGAGAAGGGTGCGTTTCGCGAGTTCGTTATCCTGATGCAGAACGGCAGGCGCATCGAGACTGCGGAAGCCGGGACGGTCATGGTTGCCGATGGCGACGAGATTGCCGTCTTCCCCCCGGTGGCCGGGGGATAA
- a CDS encoding HesA/MoeB/ThiF family protein: MLSLREHERYRRQTMLFGDEGQERLKKAHIFVAGVGGLGSPVSIYLAVAGVGTLTVVDKDVVDLSNLNRQILHGQADIGKKKVASAEEKLTALNPDIRVNVIDTTIDETNAARLVGNADGIVDAMDNYPTRYLLNDIALEKKIPLFHGAIRGFYGQATTIIPGKTACLRCIFPCAPPKEVFPVIGATPGVIGTLQANEVIRYLLGTGDLLANRLLIWDGMSSRTEEIAVTGNPKCPACGSDRAEKIPEKKEHSLNGRKK; encoded by the coding sequence ATGCTCTCTCTCCGCGAACACGAACGGTACAGGCGCCAGACCATGCTCTTTGGGGACGAAGGGCAGGAGCGCCTCAAAAAAGCCCATATCTTTGTTGCCGGGGTAGGCGGCCTTGGGTCCCCGGTCTCGATCTACCTTGCGGTGGCCGGGGTAGGGACCCTCACTGTAGTGGACAAGGATGTGGTCGACTTAAGCAACCTCAACCGCCAGATCCTGCACGGCCAGGCCGATATCGGGAAGAAGAAAGTGGCCTCCGCTGAAGAGAAACTGACTGCGCTCAACCCCGATATCCGCGTGAATGTCATCGACACCACGATCGATGAGACCAACGCGGCCCGGCTCGTCGGCAACGCCGATGGCATTGTCGATGCCATGGACAACTACCCGACCCGGTATCTCTTGAACGATATTGCGCTGGAAAAGAAGATCCCGCTGTTCCACGGGGCCATACGGGGCTTTTACGGGCAGGCAACAACAATCATCCCCGGGAAAACCGCGTGCCTGCGCTGTATCTTCCCCTGCGCCCCCCCAAAAGAAGTATTCCCGGTGATCGGCGCAACCCCGGGCGTTATCGGTACCCTCCAGGCAAACGAGGTGATCCGGTATCTTCTCGGTACCGGGGACCTCCTGGCAAACCGTCTCCTGATCTGGGACGGCATGAGCTCCCGGACCGAAGAGATTGCGGTGACAGGAAACCCGAAATGCCCGGCATGCGGGAGCGACAGAGCGGAAAAGATACCTGAAAAGAAGGAACACAGTCTAAACGGAAGGAAGAAGTGA
- a CDS encoding small ribosomal subunit Rsm22 family protein, whose product MYERPVQRFRHDMDKKQLVSTVKYVASARPAFLLSEIATYLDEPATVDQIYAALLPQLDALGLGITKTGGDYEVRRIVPALPCVLTAAEEDRVRDYLACRSFPPALDAAVAGYIAKKTGKDINDPVVLERLRHAIVAQKDDYWKPTERRSLQYTKGYSVLGYLAYHFPVYFMQTRHLLAQLARDGLLKEEMTALDLGSGPGVVPLAIADFWQHLDSAKAEVWSVERSKEHIEAFGFLAQHFAVAGSRVILHPPIGADIADTDNPSLPPKADLIVFSNVLNELAGLSVEKRAEVVMGYARHLAPDGTILIVEPAEEVTSTGLRVLSLALKKKGLTIYAPCSFVWGTNCTPDRCWSFTTAPPIQPTRIMQALVACDEPFRYVNTDIKYSYVMLRKDGKTRQACHVSRDTRAIRLSKVHLNTGKKITVIAAKMSGDLGDAKTHVFRICDGSAEKPVFAVLPRFHAGPENETVLSAGYGDLLVFGNVQVRYNPDHEAYNIFVTRDSTITVPV is encoded by the coding sequence ATGTATGAACGCCCGGTACAAAGATTCCGGCACGATATGGACAAAAAGCAGCTGGTCTCCACGGTAAAATACGTTGCATCCGCACGACCGGCGTTCCTGCTCTCCGAGATTGCCACCTACCTGGACGAACCTGCCACGGTCGATCAGATCTATGCAGCACTCCTTCCCCAGCTCGACGCGCTCGGTCTTGGGATAACAAAGACCGGCGGTGACTACGAAGTCCGGCGCATTGTGCCGGCCCTCCCCTGTGTCCTGACTGCAGCCGAAGAAGACCGGGTCCGCGACTACCTCGCATGTCGCAGTTTTCCGCCGGCCCTTGATGCGGCAGTTGCCGGGTACATCGCAAAAAAGACCGGGAAGGACATAAACGACCCGGTTGTCCTCGAACGCCTGCGGCATGCCATTGTCGCACAAAAAGACGATTACTGGAAACCGACCGAACGGCGTTCGCTCCAGTACACGAAAGGGTACTCCGTGCTTGGCTACCTTGCCTACCATTTCCCGGTCTACTTCATGCAGACCCGGCACCTGCTCGCACAGCTTGCCCGCGACGGTCTCCTGAAAGAGGAGATGACTGCTCTCGACCTTGGATCCGGGCCGGGTGTCGTCCCCCTTGCTATCGCGGACTTCTGGCAGCACCTCGATTCTGCGAAAGCAGAGGTCTGGTCGGTCGAACGCTCAAAGGAGCATATCGAAGCATTCGGGTTCCTTGCACAGCATTTTGCGGTCGCGGGTTCCCGCGTGATCCTGCACCCGCCCATCGGGGCAGACATTGCCGATACCGACAATCCCTCGCTCCCCCCAAAGGCCGATCTCATCGTCTTTTCCAATGTGCTCAACGAGCTTGCCGGACTTTCGGTTGAGAAACGGGCCGAAGTTGTCATGGGATATGCCCGGCACCTCGCCCCGGACGGCACGATCCTCATTGTGGAACCTGCCGAAGAGGTCACCTCGACCGGCCTGCGGGTTCTTTCCCTTGCGCTCAAAAAGAAAGGGCTTACGATCTATGCGCCCTGCAGCTTTGTCTGGGGCACCAACTGCACGCCGGATCGGTGCTGGAGCTTTACTACAGCCCCGCCGATACAGCCGACACGGATCATGCAGGCGCTTGTAGCGTGTGATGAACCGTTCCGGTACGTGAACACGGATATCAAGTACAGTTATGTTATGCTGCGTAAGGACGGGAAGACCCGGCAGGCGTGCCATGTCTCCCGGGATACCAGAGCGATCCGGCTCTCGAAAGTTCACCTGAATACCGGTAAGAAGATCACGGTGATCGCCGCGAAAATGTCCGGGGACCTGGGGGATGCAAAGACGCACGTATTCAGGATCTGCGACGGGTCTGCGGAGAAGCCGGTCTTTGCGGTGCTCCCCCGGTTCCATGCCGGGCCCGAAAACGAGACCGTTTTATCGGCAGGGTACGGGGATCTGCTGGTATTTGGCAATGTCCAGGTGAGGTACAATCCCGACCACGAGGCATACAACATTTTCGTAACCCGGGATTCCACGATCACGGTGCCGGTGTGA